A genomic window from Acidobacteriota bacterium includes:
- the alr gene encoding alanine racemase, with product MIRPTLATVDLAALRANVRAVLDLLAREGGGERAPAPSLIAVVKANAYGHGAPEVARALEQAGAAMLACADIEEGILLRQSGVTVPILVFGALSVSDTSGLFDYGLTPTVSTPAAVRALDRAAARRDVVLGCHLKIDTGMNRLGFRHDNLRRTMPELLASRHLRIDAVYTHFATADVPESPFFAEQRATFERALAALGALGLRGVRRHAANSAALLRDSRVWYDAVRPGLLLYGVVPPPLASGLDLRPALSLTSRIVAVKGVRDGEGTGYGLRWRADGPRTLAIVPAGYADGLDTRLSGRGVVLVRGRRLPIVGSVCMDMIMVDATGIDVEPGDEVVLIGRQGDDEITVRETAAWIGTIPWEIVCRLGARIERRYQATDEAS from the coding sequence GTGATCCGGCCGACGCTCGCGACCGTGGATCTGGCGGCGTTGCGCGCGAACGTGCGCGCCGTGCTCGATCTGCTGGCGCGCGAGGGCGGGGGCGAGCGTGCGCCGGCGCCCTCGCTCATCGCCGTCGTCAAGGCGAACGCGTACGGACACGGCGCGCCTGAGGTCGCCCGCGCGCTCGAGCAGGCCGGGGCCGCCATGCTCGCGTGCGCCGACATCGAGGAGGGCATCCTGCTGCGCCAGTCGGGCGTCACGGTGCCGATCCTCGTCTTCGGTGCGCTGAGCGTCAGCGACACATCCGGTCTGTTCGACTACGGCCTGACGCCGACCGTGTCGACGCCGGCCGCCGTCCGCGCGCTCGATCGGGCGGCCGCGCGCCGCGACGTCGTGCTCGGGTGTCATCTGAAGATCGACACGGGCATGAATCGGCTCGGCTTCCGCCACGACAACCTGCGGCGGACGATGCCCGAGCTGCTGGCGAGCCGCCATTTGCGGATCGATGCCGTCTACACGCACTTCGCCACCGCCGACGTGCCGGAGTCGCCCTTCTTCGCCGAGCAGCGCGCGACGTTCGAACGCGCGCTGGCGGCGCTCGGCGCGCTGGGGCTGCGCGGCGTGCGCCGGCACGCCGCCAACTCGGCCGCGCTGCTGCGCGATTCGCGCGTCTGGTACGACGCGGTCCGGCCGGGCCTGCTGCTGTACGGCGTCGTGCCGCCGCCGCTGGCGAGCGGGCTGGACCTGCGACCTGCCCTGTCACTCACCAGCCGTATCGTGGCGGTCAAGGGCGTGCGCGACGGCGAGGGCACCGGCTACGGGCTGCGCTGGCGCGCCGACGGCCCTCGCACGCTCGCGATCGTGCCGGCCGGCTACGCCGACGGGCTCGACACGCGGCTGTCGGGTCGCGGCGTCGTGCTCGTTCGCGGCCGCCGGCTGCCCATCGTCGGCTCGGTCTGCATGGACATGATCATGGTGGACGCCACGGGGATCGACGTCGAGCCTGGCGACGAGGTCGTGCTGATCGGACGTCAGGGCGACGACGAGATCACGGTGCGGGAAACGGCGGCGTGGATCGGAACGATTCCGTGGGAGATCGTCTGCCGGCTGGGTGCGAGAATCGAACGCCGGTATCAGGCGACCGATGAAGCCTCCTAA
- the ispD gene encoding 2-C-methyl-D-erythritol 4-phosphate cytidylyltransferase, whose amino-acid sequence MAVGVIVVAAGRGERLGGAVPKQLLDIGGRTMLQRSVSAFDRHPAIDALTVVLPAELVGRGPALVGQTRRSCSFAAGGPRRQDSVRFGLAALPPDVDVVLVHDAARPFVDAGVIDRVIAGVAATGAAVPGVPARDTVKRVRPGTETVAETLPREELWLVQTPQGFRRGVLERAMREVGDRAVTDEATIAEQLGETVTMVHGDERNVKITTAQDLETARRAARGVPRVGIGYDLHRLAEGRRLVIAGVELSAACGPIAHSDGDVVCHALVDALCGAAGTGDVGRHFPNTDPRWKDAAGLDLLRRAVEIVAEAGWVPASVDVTVILERPKLAPHADEIRVRLAGTLGVPIGAIGLKAKTNEGVDAVGRGEAIAAHAVAVILPGEPS is encoded by the coding sequence GTGGCCGTCGGCGTCATCGTCGTCGCGGCCGGCCGCGGCGAGCGGCTCGGGGGCGCCGTTCCGAAACAGTTGCTGGACATCGGCGGGCGGACGATGCTGCAGCGCAGCGTGTCGGCGTTCGATCGGCATCCGGCCATCGATGCGCTGACCGTCGTCCTTCCCGCCGAACTGGTCGGCCGCGGCCCAGCGCTCGTGGGCCAGACGCGGCGATCCTGTTCCTTCGCGGCGGGCGGACCTCGGCGACAGGACTCGGTTCGTTTCGGGCTGGCGGCGCTGCCGCCCGACGTCGACGTGGTCCTCGTCCACGACGCGGCGCGGCCGTTCGTCGACGCCGGCGTGATCGACCGCGTGATCGCGGGCGTGGCGGCGACCGGAGCGGCCGTGCCCGGTGTGCCGGCGCGCGACACGGTGAAGCGCGTGCGGCCCGGGACCGAGACCGTGGCCGAGACGCTGCCGAGGGAAGAACTGTGGCTGGTGCAGACGCCGCAGGGCTTCCGGCGCGGCGTCCTCGAGCGTGCGATGCGCGAGGTGGGCGATCGCGCGGTCACCGACGAAGCGACGATCGCCGAGCAGTTGGGCGAGACGGTCACGATGGTCCACGGGGACGAGCGAAACGTGAAGATCACGACGGCGCAGGATCTGGAGACGGCACGGCGAGCGGCGCGAGGCGTCCCGCGCGTCGGAATCGGTTACGACCTGCACCGGCTCGCCGAGGGCCGCCGGCTCGTCATCGCCGGCGTGGAGCTCTCGGCCGCGTGCGGCCCCATCGCCCACTCGGACGGCGACGTCGTCTGTCACGCGCTCGTCGATGCGCTGTGCGGCGCGGCGGGAACAGGCGACGTCGGCCGCCACTTCCCGAACACGGATCCGCGATGGAAGGACGCCGCGGGCCTCGACCTGCTGCGGCGCGCCGTCGAGATCGTCGCCGAGGCAGGCTGGGTGCCCGCGAGCGTGGATGTGACCGTCATTCTGGAGCGCCCGAAGCTGGCCCCGCACGCTGACGAGATCCGCGTGCGGCTGGCCGGGACGCTCGGCGTGCCGATCGGCGCCATCGGTCTCAAGGCGAAGACCAACGAGGGTGTGGACGCGGTCGGCCGCGGTGAGGCGATCGCGGCGCACGCGGTCGCCGTCATCCTGCCCGGAGAACCGTCGTGA
- a CDS encoding glutamate--tRNA ligase, whose protein sequence is MRFAPSPTGQLHVGNARTALFNWLVARRWGGVFVLRVEDTDVERSTHASEAAILDDLRWLGLDWDEGPDIGGPVGPYRQSERQELYETAARGLMARGLAYRCFCSSEQLEADRQAALADGRPPKYAGRCRAIDPVEAEVRVTAGEPAAIRFLVPAGRAVTFDDVVRGPVTFQSEVIGDPVLIRSNGFPAYNFAVVIDDAAMEITHVIRGEDHISNTPRQLLLYEALEHQPPVFAHVPLVLGPDHAPLSKRHGATSVAEFRARGYLPEALVNYLALLGWSPGEGEEIVGARELTRRFDVSAVSHSAAVFDIAKLAWMNRHYMKEASPARLAGLALPDFVAAGLLRETRTAREYVQSILPIAVGSVDRLEEIPDRVEAVFRWDAETAAALVAAEPAADRVLHAMAAFATHAEACGLLLDRDAFRGLAGRVRQETGLKGRELFHPMRVMLTGAESGPELDLIVPAIDRAASLPAGDTRVPVVPCHARARAVVDRLRAVVAGREDHR, encoded by the coding sequence TTGCGCTTCGCGCCGAGCCCGACCGGCCAGTTGCACGTCGGCAATGCCCGCACGGCGCTCTTCAACTGGCTCGTCGCCCGGCGATGGGGCGGGGTTTTCGTGCTTCGCGTCGAGGACACCGACGTCGAGCGCTCGACGCACGCGTCCGAGGCGGCCATCCTCGACGATCTTCGCTGGCTCGGCCTCGACTGGGACGAAGGCCCCGACATCGGCGGACCGGTCGGCCCGTATCGGCAATCCGAACGGCAGGAGCTGTACGAGACGGCTGCGCGTGGTTTGATGGCTCGAGGCTTGGCCTACCGCTGCTTCTGTTCGTCCGAGCAGCTCGAGGCCGATCGGCAGGCGGCGCTGGCCGACGGGCGCCCGCCGAAGTACGCCGGGCGGTGCCGCGCGATCGATCCCGTCGAGGCCGAGGTTCGTGTCACCGCCGGCGAGCCAGCCGCCATACGGTTCCTCGTTCCAGCCGGCCGCGCCGTCACGTTCGACGACGTCGTGCGAGGTCCGGTGACGTTCCAGTCGGAGGTCATCGGAGACCCGGTCTTGATCCGATCGAACGGGTTTCCTGCGTACAACTTCGCGGTCGTGATCGACGATGCCGCGATGGAGATCACGCACGTCATCCGCGGCGAGGATCACATCTCGAACACGCCGCGGCAATTGCTGCTGTACGAGGCGCTCGAACACCAGCCGCCCGTGTTCGCGCACGTGCCGCTCGTCCTGGGGCCCGATCACGCGCCGTTGTCGAAGCGCCACGGCGCCACGAGCGTCGCGGAGTTCCGCGCGCGCGGCTACCTGCCGGAGGCGCTCGTCAACTACTTGGCGCTGCTCGGCTGGTCGCCAGGCGAGGGTGAGGAGATCGTCGGCGCGCGCGAACTGACCCGGCGCTTCGACGTGAGCGCCGTCAGCCACAGTGCGGCCGTGTTCGACATCGCGAAGCTCGCGTGGATGAACCGGCACTACATGAAGGAGGCGTCGCCGGCGCGGCTCGCCGGCCTGGCGCTGCCGGACTTCGTCGCGGCCGGGCTGCTGAGGGAGACGCGGACCGCGCGTGAGTACGTGCAGTCGATCCTGCCGATCGCGGTGGGCTCGGTCGATCGGCTCGAGGAGATTCCGGATCGCGTCGAGGCCGTGTTTCGCTGGGACGCGGAGACCGCCGCCGCGCTCGTCGCCGCCGAGCCGGCGGCCGATCGCGTGCTGCACGCGATGGCGGCGTTCGCAACGCACGCCGAGGCGTGCGGCCTGCTGCTCGATCGCGACGCGTTTCGCGGCCTCGCCGGGAGGGTCCGTCAGGAGACCGGGCTGAAGGGCCGTGAGCTGTTCCATCCGATGCGCGTGATGCTCACGGGCGCCGAGTCCGGTCCTGAGCTCGACCTGATCGTGCCTGCGATCGATCGGGCGGCGTCGCTGCCGGCTGGCGACACGCGAGTGCCGGTTGTTCCGTGCCATGCGCGCGCGCGCGCGGTCGTCGATCGGCTGCGCGCGGTCGTCGCTGGGCGCGAGGACCACCGGTGA
- a CDS encoding TRAM domain-containing protein, giving the protein MNGYTLARGVFAASVVYAALLIRPVEPAWGSVILGIGLASAIIVAEMRLRDAAVTSLLGGLIGFAVGLMIARAIGSALFWTNTENAKVQFMHGLTILVLPYLGAVLGARRGEWLEPAKFLSLFRDARPQKRYKILDTSVIIDGRVADIVETGFLDGTLVVPQFVLNELQYVADSPDSLKRNRGRRGLDILHRIQKISGVEVVISDIDFPQIKEVDLKLIELARTMLGRIVTNDFNLNKVAQLRGVEVLNINELSNSLKPVVLPGEAMNVFILKEGKEYNQGVGYLDDGTMVVVDNARPRIGRSVDIVVTSVLQTTAGRMIFGRHAEAGPAEAGPKSERAEQDSGRHRRPAAHG; this is encoded by the coding sequence ATGAACGGCTACACCCTCGCCCGGGGCGTCTTTGCCGCTTCCGTCGTGTACGCGGCGCTCCTCATTCGACCAGTCGAGCCGGCCTGGGGGAGCGTCATCCTGGGCATCGGCCTGGCGAGCGCGATCATCGTCGCCGAGATGAGGCTGCGCGATGCGGCGGTGACGAGCCTGCTCGGCGGGCTCATCGGTTTCGCCGTCGGACTGATGATCGCCCGGGCGATCGGATCCGCGCTCTTCTGGACCAACACCGAGAATGCGAAAGTCCAGTTCATGCACGGGCTCACGATCCTCGTGCTGCCGTACCTCGGCGCGGTGCTCGGCGCGCGCCGCGGCGAATGGCTCGAGCCCGCGAAGTTCCTCTCTCTGTTCCGGGACGCGCGTCCGCAGAAGCGCTACAAGATTCTCGATACGAGCGTCATCATCGACGGGCGCGTCGCCGACATCGTCGAGACCGGCTTTCTGGACGGCACGCTCGTCGTGCCGCAGTTCGTCCTCAACGAGCTGCAGTACGTGGCCGACTCGCCAGACTCGCTCAAGCGCAACCGTGGCCGGCGTGGGCTCGACATCCTCCACCGCATCCAGAAGATCTCCGGCGTCGAGGTCGTGATCTCGGACATCGACTTCCCGCAGATCAAGGAAGTCGATCTCAAGCTCATCGAGCTGGCGCGGACGATGCTCGGCCGCATCGTCACGAACGACTTCAACTTGAACAAGGTGGCGCAACTGCGCGGCGTCGAAGTCCTGAACATCAACGAGCTGAGCAACTCGCTCAAGCCCGTCGTGCTGCCGGGCGAAGCGATGAACGTCTTCATCCTCAAGGAAGGCAAGGAGTACAACCAGGGGGTTGGATACCTCGACGACGGGACGATGGTGGTGGTCGACAACGCGCGGCCGCGCATCGGCCGCAGCGTCGACATCGTCGTCACGAGCGTGTTGCAGACGACCGCGGGCCGGATGATCTTCGGCCGGCACGCGGAGGCCGGTCCGGCGGAGGCCGGGCCCAAGTCCGAACGGGCCGAGCAGGACAGCGGCCGTCATCGTCGCCCCGCGGCGCACGGATAA
- the radA gene encoding DNA repair protein RadA, protein MKPPKTLYACQSCGATSQKWLGRCPECGGWNTFVEELAAVEPASRGAAPALGGQGARLYAEVDAPVSVRLGTGISEFDRVLGGGLVPGSLVLLGGEPGIGKSTLLLQAAAHFARTKGPVLYCSGEESEHQIKLRGDRLSIGPAPLYLLAETCVERLLDAVDRLKPSLLVVDSIQTVFSQKLPSTPGSVGQVRQAATDLLFIAKGRNLPTVLVGHVTKDGSLAGPKVLEHVVDTVLYFEGQQHHTHRVIRAVKNRFGAVSELGVFEMTATGLMPVPNPSALFLAERPVGVPGSVVLSAMEGSRPILVEVQALVSTSTFGNARRTTTGLDPSRLALLLAVLDKRAGLNLATDDVFANVAGGLTVSEPAADLAVMAAVASSLLNRPIASDVVVFGEVGLAGEVRATSHAALRLREAAQLGFTRSVVPEANAAGADSTPGLSVVGVRTIGEALDELLEGRHTMSR, encoded by the coding sequence ATGAAGCCTCCTAAGACGCTCTACGCCTGTCAGTCGTGCGGCGCCACGTCGCAGAAGTGGCTCGGCCGCTGTCCGGAGTGCGGCGGTTGGAACACGTTCGTCGAAGAGCTGGCCGCCGTTGAGCCGGCGTCGCGCGGCGCGGCGCCGGCGCTCGGCGGGCAGGGCGCGCGGCTGTACGCCGAGGTCGACGCTCCGGTGTCGGTCCGGCTCGGCACCGGCATCAGTGAGTTCGATCGGGTGCTCGGCGGCGGCCTCGTGCCGGGCTCGCTCGTGCTCCTTGGCGGCGAACCGGGCATCGGCAAGTCGACGCTGCTCCTGCAGGCGGCGGCGCACTTCGCGCGGACGAAGGGGCCGGTGTTGTACTGCTCCGGCGAGGAGTCCGAGCACCAGATCAAGCTGCGCGGCGACCGGTTGTCGATCGGACCGGCGCCGCTGTACCTGCTGGCGGAAACCTGCGTCGAGCGGCTGCTCGACGCCGTGGATCGTCTGAAGCCGTCGCTGCTCGTCGTCGACTCGATTCAGACCGTGTTCTCGCAGAAGCTGCCGTCGACGCCCGGCAGCGTCGGGCAGGTGCGCCAGGCCGCGACCGATCTGCTGTTCATCGCCAAGGGCCGCAACCTGCCGACCGTGCTCGTCGGGCACGTGACGAAAGACGGCAGCCTCGCGGGACCGAAGGTCCTCGAACACGTGGTGGACACGGTCCTGTATTTCGAGGGCCAGCAGCATCACACCCATCGCGTCATTCGAGCCGTCAAGAACCGGTTCGGCGCCGTCAGCGAGCTCGGCGTCTTCGAGATGACCGCGACCGGTCTCATGCCGGTGCCGAATCCCTCCGCGCTGTTTCTCGCGGAGCGTCCCGTCGGCGTGCCGGGCTCCGTCGTCCTCTCCGCGATGGAAGGTTCGCGGCCGATCCTGGTGGAGGTGCAGGCGCTCGTCAGCACCTCGACCTTCGGCAACGCGCGGCGGACGACCACCGGATTGGATCCCAGTCGCCTTGCGCTGCTGCTGGCCGTGCTCGACAAGCGCGCCGGGCTCAATCTGGCCACCGACGACGTGTTCGCGAACGTCGCTGGCGGGCTGACCGTCAGCGAGCCGGCGGCCGATCTCGCCGTCATGGCTGCGGTCGCGTCGAGCCTGTTGAACCGGCCCATCGCCTCGGACGTGGTCGTGTTCGGCGAGGTGGGGCTCGCCGGCGAAGTGCGGGCGACGTCGCACGCCGCACTGCGGCTGCGCGAAGCGGCACAGCTCGGGTTCACCCGTTCCGTCGTGCCGGAGGCCAACGCCGCCGGTGCCGACAGCACGCCGGGGCTGTCGGTCGTCGGCGTGCGGACGATCGGCGAGGCGCTCGACGAGCTCTTGGAAGGCCGACATACAATGTCCCGATGA
- the rlmB gene encoding 23S rRNA (guanosine(2251)-2'-O)-methyltransferase RlmB, giving the protein MIVYGVNAVSEALQARRVSRLMHERGAGPRVDALVARARELRIPVETIDRRGLESMTHGGVHQGVVADVQPLAAYTLEELVTGAGGPPLLVVLDGVEDPQNVGAILRAVDGAGADGVIRQARHAAPLDGATAKASAGAVNHVRIATVVNIARAVEELKALNVWTIGLDGSATDRYDEVDYTLPTAFVLGAEGTGLRRLVKERCDRLVSIPMAGSVSSLNVSVAAGVALFEAVRQRRRLRR; this is encoded by the coding sequence GTGATCGTCTACGGCGTCAACGCGGTGAGCGAGGCGTTGCAGGCGCGGCGCGTGTCTCGGCTGATGCACGAGCGCGGCGCCGGTCCGCGCGTGGACGCCCTGGTCGCGCGCGCGCGCGAGCTGCGGATCCCGGTGGAGACGATCGATCGTCGAGGCCTGGAGTCGATGACGCACGGCGGCGTGCACCAGGGGGTCGTCGCCGACGTCCAGCCGCTGGCGGCCTACACGCTCGAGGAGCTGGTGACCGGCGCGGGCGGGCCGCCGTTGCTCGTCGTGCTCGACGGCGTGGAGGATCCGCAGAACGTCGGCGCGATTCTGCGCGCGGTCGACGGCGCGGGCGCTGACGGCGTGATTCGCCAGGCCCGGCATGCCGCGCCGCTCGACGGGGCGACGGCGAAGGCGTCGGCCGGCGCCGTCAATCACGTGCGGATCGCGACCGTGGTGAACATCGCCCGCGCGGTCGAGGAGCTGAAGGCGCTGAACGTCTGGACGATCGGCCTGGATGGATCTGCCACCGATCGCTACGACGAGGTCGATTACACGCTGCCGACCGCCTTCGTGCTCGGCGCGGAAGGCACAGGGCTGAGACGGCTCGTGAAGGAGCGTTGCGATCGGCTGGTGTCGATTCCGATGGCCGGCAGCGTCTCGAGCCTGAACGTGTCGGTGGCTGCCGGTGTCGCGCTGTTCGAGGCCGTGCGCCAGCGCCGGCGTCTTCGTCGTTGA